One window of Ziziphus jujuba cultivar Dongzao chromosome 5, ASM3175591v1 genomic DNA carries:
- the LOC107421366 gene encoding putative disease resistance RPP13-like protein 1, with the protein MAAELVGGAFLSASLQVLFEKMASGNVHEFIRRKKLDDGLLKKLKIKLLSANSVLNDAEEKQIKNRAVREWLAELKEAINDAEDLVDEIDSEALRCKIDSESGSSSHQVLNFISTSFTAFNKNAVESKIEEILDRLEFILQQKDFLGLKVGVQNTTSRRTPATSLVEESGVYGRDDDKEVILYLLLSEEFDSNKISVIPIVGMGGIGKSTLAQLIYNDDEVQKHFEIQAWASVSDDFDVFRITKVIFESITCQTCDITDLNRLQEKLKQELRGKKFLFVLDDIWNENYIEWDVLKSPFEFGEHGSKIMVTTRSEKIANMMQTVLSYKLQVMSEDDCWLLFAKHAFGNAEPGAHPELEEIGRRIVRKCKGLPLAVKALGGLLRSEQNPKDWERVLKNDIWESTGKELNILPALWLSYYYLPTHLKRCFAYCSIFPKGYNFLKHNLILLWMGENLLEHHKSKTAEEVGEEYFKDLLSRSLFHGTQRSFYTMHDLVNDLAKFVSGESCLRLNDSFSDVQNKSSRHLSCLRYNLHDIENLEDICNIKVLRTLILDEWNEEINGKHLIHPDQLQSMQHLRVLSPPKELFLNEGPLVMKFLNSIGSLKLLRYLDFSFTKIEEVPDAICTLYNLQILLLRSCDELTRLPNSIGNLKSLRYLDLSYTKVEVLPDTICNLHNLHSLLLQGCCDLICLPTNMARLSNLRRLNIELTNLREMPPQMSNLECLQTLSAFVVGKNCGSNIKELGKLKDLQGYLDIRGLENVTNVDDAFVANLKSKKGITQMLLEWTGDVDDSQKAREVLGRLEPQKNLKKLSIERYGGTSFPDWVGHHSFSRMKVVKLSYCNNCYQLPPLGQLPSLKELEIAGFSMVERIGEEFYFNGSSSVIKPFKSLEILKFSRMPQWKEWLLIEGSEENGIFSHLKELKFSNCSKLNEACLPHYLPSLTSLEISANHQLVASISSCHYPSLGILKIEDCPEIKSFPGGSLPPSIHTMAIKSFKNLFTLLAEGWPSNLQSLEISSCLKLFAKPMQWNLQMLTSLTSLLICGVDEKLDSFPEEGQLPSTLTSLELFVFTKLNSLNGKAFRHLSCLEHLKISFCQELQCLPEEGLPASLSHLEICCCPLLSRSCQGKDWHKIAHIPHVCTDHPNSDPGIDMSTFCENIQVVHFSL; encoded by the exons ATGGCTGCAGAACTAGTAGGAGGAGCTTTTCTTTCTGCTTCACTTCAGGTTTTGTTTGAGAAGATGGCTTCTGGGAATGTCCATGAATTCATCCGGAGAAAGAAGCTCGATGATGGTTTGCTCAAGAAGTTGAAGATCAAGTTGCTGTCAGCTAATTCAGTGCTGAATGATGCTGAGGAGAAGCAAATAAAAAACCGAGCTGTGAGGGAGTGGCTTGCTGAGCTCAAGGAAGCAATCAATGATGCGGAGGACTTGGTGGATGAGATCGATAGTGAAGCTTTGCGATGCAAGATTGATAGTGAGTCTGGAAGCAGCTCACATCAGGTACTGAACTTCATCTCAACTTCATTTACTGCATTTAACAAAAATGCTGTAGAGTCGAAGATTGAGGAAATCCTTGATAGATTGGAATTCATTTTGCAACAAAAGGATTTTCTTGGCCTCAAAGTAGGTGTTCAAAACACAACTTCAAGAAGAACACCAGCAACTTCTTTAGTAGAAGAATCCGGTGTCTATGGCAGGGATGATGACAAAGAGGTCATCCTTTATTTGTTGCTATCAGAGGAATTTGATAGCAATAAGATTTCTGTGATTCCCATAGTGGGTATGGGCGGAATTGGCAAGAGCACACTTGCTCAGCTTATTTACAATGACGACGAGGTGCAGAAACATTTTGAGATCCAAGCATGGGCTTCTGTCTCAGACGATTTTGATGTTTTCAGAATCACAAAAGTAATTTTCGAGTCGATCACTTGTCAAACATGTGATATTACAGACTTGAATCGACTTcaagaaaaattaaagcaagAGTTGAGGGGAAagaaatttctctttgttttagaTGACATTTGGAATGAGAATTATATCGAGTGGGATGTGTTGAAAAGCCCTTTTGAATTTGGAGAGCATGGGAGCAAAATTATGGTGACAACACGCAGTGAAAAAATCGCAAATATGATGCAAACTGTTTTGAGTTATAAGCTGCAAGTCATGTCAGAAGATGATTGTTGGTTGTTATTTGCAAAACATGCCTTCGGTAATGCAGAGCCAGGTGCACATCCTGAATTGGAAGAGATTGGTAGGCGTATCGTTAGAAAGTGTAAGGGTCTACCATTAGCAGTGAAAGCGCTTGGTGGTCTGTTGCGCTCTGAACAAAACCCAAAAGATTGGGAAAGAGTTTTAAAGAATGATATATGGGAGTCAACTGGGAAGGAACTTAACATTCTTCCAGCTCTTTGGTTGAGCTATTATTATCTACCTACACATCTTAAAAGATGTTTTGCCTACTGCTCTATTTTTCCAAAGGGTTACAATTTTCTGAAACATAATCTAATTTTGTTATGGATGGGAGAAAATCTTTTGGAGCACCATAAAAGTAAGACTGCAGAAGAAGTTGGAGAGGAGTACTTCAAAGATCTGCTATCAAGGTCATTGTTTCATGGCACTCAGCGTTCCTTTTATACAATGCATGACCTTGTAAATGATTTGGCGAAGTTTGTATCTGGAGAATCTTGTCTAAGGTTGAATGACAGTTTCTCAGATGTCCAAAACAAAAGCTCTCGCCATTTGTCATGTCTTAGATATAACCTCCATGATATTGAGAATTTAGAGGATATATGCAACATTAAGGTATTGCGTACTTTGATACTTGATGAATGGAATGAAGAGATCAATGGAAAACACTTGATACATCCTGATCAACTGCAATCAATGCAGCACTTAAGAGTTCTTTCTCCGCCTAAAGAACTTTTTCTGAATGAAGGTCCTTTGGTGATGAAGTTTCTTAATTCAATTGGCAGTTTGAAGCTTTTGAGGTATTTGGATTTCTCTTTCACTAAAATTGAGGAAGTACCTGATGCAATTTGTACTCTGTACAACCTGCAGATACTACTTTTGAGATCATGTGACGAGCTTACCAGGTTGCCAAATTCAATTGGTAATTTGAAAAGTTTAAGGTACTTGGACTTGTCCTATACCAAAGTTGAGGTGCTACCCGACACAATATGTAATTTGCACAATCTGCATTCCTTGCTGTTACAAGGTTGCTGTGACCTCATTTGTTTACCAACCAACATGGCAAGACTAAGCAATTTGCGCCGCCTCAACATCGAACTTACAAATTTAAGGGAGATGCCACCGCAAATGTCCAACTTGGAATGTCTACAGACATTAAGCGCTTTTGTGGTAGGCAAAAATTGTGGATCTAATATTAAAGAGTTAGGTAAGCTTAAAGATCTACAAGGTTATCTTGATATTAGAGGCCTTGAGAATGTAACAAATGTTGATGATGCTTTTGTGGCAAATTTGAAGTCAAAAAAGGGTATTACTCAAATGCTTTTGGAGTGGACAGGGGATGTTGATGATTCACAGAAAGCGAGAGAGGTACTTGGCAGACTTGAACCTCAGAAAAATCTCAAGAAACTTTCAATTGAAAGGTATGGAGGTACAAGTTTCCCGGATTGGGTAGGACATCATTCATTTTCTCGGATGAAAGTTGTGAAACTATCTTATTGTAACAATTGCTATCAGTTACCTCCGCTTGGACAGCTACCCTCTCTGAAGGAGCTTGAAATTGCTGGATTTTCTATGGTTGAGAGAATAGGcgaagaattttattttaatggttCATCTTCTGTGATTAAACCATTCAAATCtttagaaattttgaaattttcacgCATGCCTCAGTGGAAGGAGTGGTTATTGATTGAAGGTAGTGAAGAAAATGGGATTTTCTCACACCTTAAAGAGCTTAAGTTTAGTAATTGTTCCAAGCTAAATGAAGCATGCTTACCTCATTATCTTCCATCATTGACAAGTCTTGAGATATCGGCCAATCACCAATTGGTGGCTTCAATCTCGAGTTGTCACTATCCATCACTTGGTATCTTGAAAATAGAAGACTGTCCAGAAATAAAATCATTTCCAGGAGGTAGCTTGCCCCCAAGCATACACACAATGGCAATCAAGAGCTTTAAAAACCTGTTCACACTTTTGGCAGAAGGATGGCCTTCAAATTTACAGTCACTTGAAATTTCTAGCTGTCTAAAGTTGTTTGCAAAGCCCATGCAATGGAATCTGCAAATGCTCACTTCTCTTACATCCTTGCTTATCTGCGGCGTAGATGAAAAGCTAGATTCATTTCCTGAGGAAGGACAGCTTCCTAGCACTCTGACTTCTCTTGAGCTATTTGTTTTTACAAAACTGAACTCCTTGAATGGCAAGGCTTTTCGTCACCTTTCCTGCCTTGaacatttgaaaatttcattttgcCAAGAGCTCCAGTGCTTGCCAGAAGAAGGTCTGCCAGCTTCACTTTCACATTTGGAAATTTGTTGTTGTCCTTTGCTAAGTCGAAGCTGCCAAGGGAAAGATTGGCACAAGATTGCTCACATCCCTCACGTATGTACGGATCATCCAAATTCAGATCCAGGGATAGACATGTCCACCTTCTGTGAAAATATTCAG GTGGTTCATTTTTCGTTGTAA